The following proteins are co-located in the Dyadobacter chenwenxiniae genome:
- the coaE gene encoding dephospho-CoA kinase (Dephospho-CoA kinase (CoaE) performs the final step in coenzyme A biosynthesis.), with product MSLPLQIGITGGIGSGKSVVCKLFSCLGIPVYNADSRAKWLTNHNPQIIESVIALLGNESYTREGNYNTAYVSSLVFNNEELLKKLNAIIHPVVMQDTTDWVGNHAGLPYVVKEAAIMNKAGDRNSLDYVVVVEAPLELRITRILQRDRRSEAEIRAIVKRQVSDEERKKVGDFFIQNDEESALIPQVLMLHDIFKTGKRSH from the coding sequence ATGTCACTTCCCCTTCAAATTGGAATTACCGGCGGAATTGGATCTGGGAAAAGTGTCGTTTGTAAATTATTCTCGTGCCTGGGAATCCCCGTTTACAATGCAGACAGCCGGGCCAAATGGCTTACCAATCACAATCCGCAAATCATTGAAAGTGTTATCGCTCTTTTGGGAAATGAATCTTACACCAGGGAGGGGAATTACAACACCGCCTACGTCAGCTCCCTGGTTTTCAACAATGAAGAATTACTAAAAAAGCTGAATGCGATCATTCACCCGGTCGTCATGCAAGACACAACAGATTGGGTTGGAAATCATGCAGGATTACCATATGTTGTGAAAGAGGCGGCCATTATGAATAAGGCCGGCGACCGGAATTCACTGGATTATGTGGTTGTAGTGGAAGCACCGCTTGAATTGCGCATCACCAGAATTTTGCAGAGAGACAGGCGGAGTGAAGCGGAGATCAGGGCCATTGTGAAAAGGCAGGTGTCTGACGAAGAGCGGAAGAAGGTCGGTGATTTTTTTATTCAGAATGACGAAGAATCAGCCTTAATCCCGCAGGTTCTAATGCTGCACGACATTTTCAAAACAGGGAAAAGGTCACATTAA
- the yajC gene encoding preprotein translocase subunit YajC produces MKFTILAQAAGGGSEAMIYQVIMWVGIIGVFYFFMIRPQQKKQKEQKELLNNLKKGDQVVTIGGIHARVYTVEDATVTLELDKGVKLTVDKSAVARTIAA; encoded by the coding sequence ATGAAGTTTACCATTTTAGCACAAGCAGCAGGCGGCGGTTCAGAAGCCATGATTTACCAGGTTATCATGTGGGTGGGTATCATCGGTGTATTTTATTTTTTCATGATCCGTCCGCAGCAAAAAAAGCAGAAAGAGCAAAAAGAACTGCTTAATAATCTTAAAAAAGGAGATCAGGTCGTTACAATAGGAGGGATCCACGCGCGGGTTTACACCGTTGAGGATGCGACTGTTACGCTGGAATTGGACAAAGGAGTAAAGCTTACTGTTGATAAATCGGCAGTAGCACGTACTATTGCAGCGTAA
- a CDS encoding DUF1573 domain-containing protein, which yields MKMRSLVFLLGIALTLSSCSKSDKKEDSKQADAKMPVFTLSDSSTYEFGTIQEGAIVEHDFKFRNDGEYPLILNNITSSCGCTTPEWPKDPIGPKQTASIKVRFDSKNKTGPQVKTITVYANTEPAYTELRLRGIVNAAPKPDTLN from the coding sequence ATGAAAATGCGATCATTGGTTTTCTTATTGGGAATTGCACTGACACTTTCCAGTTGTTCTAAAAGCGATAAAAAAGAAGATTCTAAACAGGCAGACGCAAAGATGCCTGTTTTTACTTTGAGCGATAGTTCGACCTACGAATTTGGAACTATCCAGGAAGGCGCGATCGTGGAGCACGATTTCAAATTCCGGAATGATGGTGAATATCCTTTGATTCTCAATAACATTACATCTTCTTGCGGATGTACGACGCCGGAATGGCCCAAAGATCCCATTGGTCCGAAACAGACTGCAAGCATTAAGGTCCGTTTTGACAGTAAAAACAAGACTGGCCCGCAGGTGAAGACCATTACCGTTTACGCCAACACCGAGCCTGCTTACACGGAGCTCAGGTTAAGAGGAATTGTAAATGCAGCTCCTAAGCCTGACACACTCAACTAA
- a CDS encoding YtxH domain-containing protein, which yields MSKTSNSLIAFLTGCVTGAALGILYAPDKGQVLRTQLTYRLSKYREKLQDVIQDLVDKKDQPDNFTKTEGERVVNDAREKAEKLLEDVDRLMAQIKGQTS from the coding sequence ATGAGTAAGACCAGCAATAGTTTAATCGCATTTTTGACAGGTTGTGTCACGGGCGCTGCCCTTGGAATCCTTTATGCTCCTGATAAAGGGCAGGTTCTGCGTACACAATTGACATACAGATTGTCTAAATACAGGGAGAAGTTACAAGATGTAATACAAGATCTGGTGGATAAGAAAGACCAGCCAGACAATTTTACAAAAACCGAGGGAGAGCGTGTCGTCAATGACGCGCGCGAAAAAGCAGAGAAATTACTTGAAGATGTAGATCGCCTGATGGCGCAAATCAAAGGTCAGACCAGTTGA
- the nusB gene encoding transcription antitermination factor NusB → MLNRRLLRTKAVQALYARQLTTDANRLLALDHIEVAFQPDLNSMEPQNRTKLAGMRKLAGITLDEFIKHGKPNEDEELPEQVIKVARSAFEAYSRQTISDGEKMVRRVLNETESIYVDFIRVLSMLIELSHQAKIDRERRYDDPEAPFPKDGGLDTNRVIKVLIADKTLEEEIIRNGISWSNEMNLIRKTYREALRKDVEYEAYCKNASHTPEEDQAIVQHVLRQVILKHEVPLDYLEQRDLYWVDHSELIRSLAIKTLRSADNSATFEISPLTKDWEEDRFFVEELCRIVVAESDQYDVYLDEHLKNWELDRIALVDLIILKTALAELIHFPGIPVKVTINEFIEIAKRYSTPKSGKFVNGVLDVLSVKLAKEGVIRKSGRGLIDNK, encoded by the coding sequence ATGCTGAATAGAAGATTATTAAGAACTAAGGCGGTTCAGGCGCTTTATGCCCGTCAGCTTACAACGGATGCCAACCGATTACTGGCCTTAGACCACATTGAAGTGGCTTTTCAGCCTGACCTCAATTCCATGGAACCTCAGAACAGGACAAAACTGGCGGGAATGAGAAAGCTTGCCGGGATTACCCTTGATGAATTTATCAAGCACGGGAAACCCAATGAAGACGAAGAACTTCCCGAGCAGGTGATCAAAGTGGCGAGGAGCGCTTTTGAAGCATACAGCAGACAAACAATTTCAGATGGCGAGAAGATGGTTCGCCGGGTTCTGAACGAAACGGAATCAATTTACGTGGATTTCATACGCGTTCTTTCCATGCTGATTGAGCTTTCACATCAGGCTAAGATTGATCGCGAAAGAAGATATGATGACCCTGAGGCACCCTTCCCAAAAGATGGCGGATTGGATACCAATCGGGTTATCAAGGTTTTGATTGCTGATAAAACACTTGAAGAAGAGATTATCAGGAACGGGATCAGTTGGAGTAATGAAATGAACCTAATCCGGAAAACTTATCGCGAAGCATTGCGTAAGGACGTGGAATATGAAGCATATTGCAAAAATGCATCGCACACGCCGGAGGAAGATCAGGCCATTGTGCAGCATGTTTTACGACAAGTAATATTGAAGCATGAAGTGCCCCTGGATTATCTGGAACAGCGTGACCTATACTGGGTCGATCACAGCGAATTGATCAGAAGTCTCGCTATTAAAACATTGAGATCCGCAGATAACAGCGCTACTTTTGAGATTTCTCCATTGACAAAAGATTGGGAAGAAGACCGGTTTTTTGTGGAAGAGCTTTGCCGGATCGTGGTTGCGGAAAGTGATCAGTATGATGTTTATCTTGATGAACATCTCAAAAACTGGGAACTCGACCGGATCGCGTTGGTTGATCTGATTATCCTGAAAACGGCACTTGCCGAGTTAATCCATTTTCCTGGAATTCCTGTAAAAGTAACCATCAACGAGTTTATTGAAATTGCAAAAAGGTACAGTACGCCAAAAAGCGGTAAGTTTGTGAATGGTGTCCTGGACGTTCTTTCTGTTAAATTGGCCAAAGAAGGCGTAATCAGAAAAAGCGGACGTGGATTGATAGATAACAAATAA
- a CDS encoding ABC transporter ATP-binding protein — MKALKYLNQYLWKYKWYLILGTIFTIISNLFGIIPAQLVRYALDLVVETLDIYYLFNGAALQTEMYDIFAFSILLYGLLILAMALLKGIFLFLVRQTIIVMSRHIEFALKNDIYQHYQTLPASFFRRHSTGDLMARISEDVSNVRMYVGPALMYGINLIVLFFLVISYMLSVSTKLTLYVLLPLPVLSISVYIVNSMIMKRSQEIQKQLSALSTYVQEAFSGIRVIKSFVQEKHSFNNFQKEAEDFKKKSLSLTKVDAFFYPVIVLLIGLSNILVIYVGGQEIINGNLTPGNITEFILYVNMLTWPVMALGWTTSQIQRAASSQMRINEFLNEKTTLVSTKNIEKPLGGAITFKHVGFTYPDSGIKALHDFDLQVRQGESVAILGTTGSGKSTLAHLLCRLYDPTEGEILIDDIPMKDYDVHAYRRQIGYVPQDVFLFSDSIENNVRFGTTDMPFERIEQAVKDADLYNNIKDFPQGYQTLLGERGITLSGGQKQRLSIARAIARDPKILVLDDCLSAVDTNTENIILNNLKRIMDQRTSVIISHRVSSAKLADRIVVLDRGKIIEQGSHTELMALNKAYKELYEKQLVAEEA; from the coding sequence GTGAAAGCATTAAAGTACCTCAACCAGTACTTGTGGAAATACAAATGGTATCTGATCCTCGGGACCATTTTTACAATTATTTCTAACCTTTTTGGCATCATCCCGGCTCAGCTGGTCCGTTATGCGCTGGATCTGGTGGTGGAAACGCTGGACATTTATTACCTGTTCAACGGCGCAGCGCTGCAAACGGAGATGTATGACATTTTCGCTTTCAGCATCCTGCTATATGGCTTGTTGATCCTGGCCATGGCGCTTTTGAAAGGGATTTTCCTGTTCCTCGTCAGGCAGACGATCATTGTCATGTCCCGGCACATTGAGTTTGCGCTTAAAAATGATATTTACCAACATTACCAAACCTTGCCAGCCAGTTTTTTCCGTCGCCACAGCACGGGCGACCTTATGGCGCGGATTTCTGAGGATGTGAGCAATGTCCGGATGTATGTTGGGCCGGCGCTCATGTACGGCATCAACCTTATCGTACTTTTTTTCCTGGTGATTTCCTATATGCTTTCGGTGAGCACCAAGCTTACATTATATGTGTTGCTTCCGCTTCCTGTGCTGTCAATCAGCGTTTATATTGTCAACAGCATGATCATGAAACGCTCTCAGGAAATTCAAAAGCAGCTTTCCGCGTTATCAACCTATGTTCAGGAGGCGTTTTCGGGGATTAGGGTGATTAAATCATTTGTTCAGGAAAAACATTCATTTAATAACTTCCAGAAAGAGGCCGAAGATTTTAAGAAAAAATCGCTGAGCCTCACGAAGGTTGACGCTTTCTTTTATCCTGTTATAGTTCTGTTGATCGGATTAAGTAACATTCTGGTTATTTATGTCGGCGGTCAGGAAATTATCAATGGAAATCTTACGCCTGGTAACATTACCGAGTTTATTTTATATGTAAACATGCTCACCTGGCCTGTAATGGCACTTGGGTGGACCACCAGCCAAATTCAACGGGCAGCATCGTCGCAGATGCGGATCAATGAGTTTCTGAATGAAAAAACGACTTTGGTTTCGACAAAAAATATTGAAAAACCACTGGGCGGTGCAATCACATTCAAACATGTCGGTTTCACCTATCCTGACTCGGGAATTAAAGCATTGCACGATTTCGATTTGCAGGTAAGACAAGGCGAGTCCGTTGCGATACTGGGAACCACAGGTTCGGGAAAAAGTACGCTGGCGCATTTGCTGTGCCGCCTCTATGATCCAACAGAAGGCGAAATCCTGATCGATGACATTCCCATGAAGGACTATGACGTGCATGCTTATCGCCGGCAGATCGGTTATGTGCCGCAGGATGTGTTCCTTTTTTCTGATTCTATCGAGAACAATGTGCGCTTCGGGACAACGGATATGCCATTTGAGCGGATCGAGCAAGCAGTTAAAGATGCCGATTTATATAACAACATTAAGGACTTCCCTCAGGGTTATCAAACATTGCTTGGAGAACGAGGTATAACGCTCTCAGGAGGCCAAAAACAGCGCCTGTCCATTGCGAGGGCCATTGCGCGTGATCCTAAAATACTGGTTCTCGATGATTGCCTTTCCGCTGTTGACACAAACACAGAAAATATTATCCTGAACAACCTAAAACGCATCATGGATCAACGCACATCCGTGATCATATCCCACCGCGTATCATCCGCCAAACTCGCCGACCGCATTGTGGTGCTGGACAGAGGAAAAATCATTGAGCAAGGATCACACACGGAGCTCATGGCGCTTAATAAGGCATATAAGGAGTTGTATGAGAAGCAGTTGGTTGCTGAGGAGGCGTAA
- a CDS encoding type II toxin-antitoxin system VapC family toxin, translating to MGIKFLWDTNTVIYFLQQQFPANAESFVDEIVRDYKVIISSITEIELYSWKAASEDDMKVIHAFIDHSTVIELERDIKIKTAEIRKKHNLKLPDAIIAATAMAYDLTLVTRNTKDFANIDGLELINPFER from the coding sequence ATGGGAATAAAGTTTCTTTGGGACACCAACACAGTCATCTATTTTCTCCAGCAACAATTTCCTGCAAATGCGGAAAGTTTCGTTGATGAGATCGTAAGAGATTACAAGGTGATCATTTCGTCAATAACCGAGATTGAATTGTACAGCTGGAAAGCCGCCTCAGAGGATGATATGAAAGTCATACATGCTTTTATTGATCATTCGACCGTCATAGAGTTAGAAAGAGACATCAAGATCAAGACTGCGGAGATTCGCAAAAAACACAACTTGAAACTCCCGGATGCTATTATTGCTGCAACAGCAATGGCGTACGATTTAACACTTGTAACCAGAAATACCAAGGACTTTGCCAATATAGATGGTTTAGAACTGATAAATCCCTTCGAACGATAA
- a CDS encoding XRE family transcriptional regulator, which translates to MDQPNMQIDEEFKRFKQIREELNLTQSAFADELGISATTADIERGRTRIPGQVVKELLKKYHINPLWLFGDSMQKYLQADKLLASPKVVTVDSLGKENIVLVSAKAAAGYPNNIGDAQWFETLPAFTIPLPEYRNATFRGFQVEGDSMVPVLHSGEWIVGKALEDWEDVNPKQIYVVVTVDSILVKKIQQETQSSFINLISSNPEYSPIRIDKSEIKEIWSVNSKLTFDLEADNKQVSLLSLHTEMKELKEEMKRLVRDTVFK; encoded by the coding sequence ATGGATCAGCCGAACATGCAAATTGACGAAGAGTTCAAGCGTTTTAAGCAAATAAGGGAAGAGTTGAATTTGACCCAATCCGCGTTTGCGGATGAGCTGGGGATCAGTGCCACCACTGCCGATATCGAAAGGGGGCGGACACGCATTCCTGGTCAGGTTGTGAAGGAACTGCTTAAAAAATACCACATTAATCCGTTGTGGCTTTTTGGCGATAGCATGCAGAAATATCTGCAGGCAGATAAATTATTGGCGAGCCCGAAAGTTGTTACTGTTGATAGTTTGGGTAAGGAAAACATCGTGCTCGTAAGTGCCAAAGCCGCTGCGGGCTATCCTAACAACATCGGTGATGCACAGTGGTTTGAGACATTGCCCGCTTTCACGATCCCACTTCCGGAATATCGCAATGCAACATTCAGAGGATTTCAGGTCGAAGGGGATAGTATGGTGCCCGTGCTGCACTCAGGTGAGTGGATAGTCGGAAAGGCCTTGGAAGACTGGGAGGACGTAAATCCGAAACAGATCTACGTCGTGGTAACTGTCGACAGTATTCTGGTAAAGAAAATACAGCAAGAGACGCAGTCAAGCTTCATAAACCTAATCTCTTCAAACCCGGAATATAGCCCTATCCGAATTGATAAAAGTGAAATCAAGGAAATATGGAGTGTTAACAGCAAGCTGACTTTTGATTTAGAAGCGGATAACAAGCAAGTAAGCCTGCTGAGTTTGCATACGGAAATGAAGGAGTTGAAGGAGGAAATGAAGAGGCTGGTGAGAGACACCGTGTTTAAGTAG
- the dinB gene encoding DNA polymerase IV: MDRTILHLDLDTFFVSVERKHDSRLNNRPVLVGGTGDRGVVAACSYETRPFGIHSGMSMKMARMLCPEATVIRGEAGIYSTESKIVSEIIAETVPVFEKASIDEFYADLTGMDKFFGTYQLATELRERIKRESGLPISCGLSTSKVVSKVATGEAKPDNHKKIDAGTEKSFLAPMHVQKIPMVGEKTNKVLYDMGIKYVKTIQEMPVEMMGEILGKNGVLLWNRANGLDNSPIVPFHERKSISNERTFGKDTGDVRRMREMLRAMGENLAYQLRNGNKLTSCVSVKIRYSDFNTVSKQVKIPYTSADHTLIPQIERLFDLLHNRRMMVRLVGVNFSDLVTGSHQINMFDDSEEKLNLYQAMDYIRNRYGTDKRGNSILSWGTTIGIPNISSMGNPFNGDPPVIPAHRNA, translated from the coding sequence ATGGATCGCACAATACTACATCTGGACCTGGATACATTTTTTGTATCTGTAGAGAGGAAGCACGATAGCCGACTGAACAACCGGCCGGTCCTGGTGGGCGGGACCGGCGACCGTGGGGTGGTGGCCGCATGCAGTTATGAAACCAGACCGTTCGGCATTCACTCGGGAATGTCAATGAAAATGGCGCGCATGCTGTGCCCGGAAGCGACGGTCATCCGGGGAGAGGCAGGCATTTATTCCACCGAGTCTAAAATTGTGTCCGAGATCATTGCGGAAACGGTGCCGGTGTTTGAGAAGGCAAGTATTGATGAGTTTTATGCAGACCTGACAGGGATGGACAAGTTTTTTGGGACTTACCAGCTTGCAACCGAGCTCAGGGAGCGCATTAAACGCGAAAGCGGCCTGCCCATTTCCTGCGGACTTTCCACAAGCAAAGTTGTATCAAAGGTTGCAACGGGCGAAGCAAAGCCGGATAACCACAAGAAAATAGACGCTGGCACGGAAAAGAGCTTCCTCGCACCGATGCATGTGCAAAAGATCCCGATGGTGGGAGAAAAAACGAACAAGGTGCTATACGACATGGGGATCAAATACGTAAAAACGATCCAGGAAATGCCGGTGGAAATGATGGGTGAAATATTGGGTAAAAATGGCGTACTCCTCTGGAACCGTGCAAATGGGTTAGACAACTCTCCTATCGTGCCGTTTCATGAGCGGAAATCCATTTCCAATGAAAGGACTTTCGGCAAGGACACAGGAGACGTGCGCAGAATGCGCGAAATGTTACGGGCTATGGGCGAAAACTTAGCCTATCAATTGCGAAACGGCAATAAACTCACTTCCTGCGTTTCCGTAAAGATCCGCTATTCTGACTTTAACACCGTTTCAAAGCAGGTCAAAATTCCTTACACATCGGCCGACCACACATTGATCCCGCAAATTGAAAGGTTATTCGACCTGCTCCATAACAGAAGAATGATGGTGCGGCTGGTTGGGGTCAATTTTAGCGACCTTGTGACAGGTAGCCACCAGATCAATATGTTCGACGACTCCGAGGAAAAGTTAAACCTCTATCAGGCAATGGATTACATCAGGAACCGATATGGCACTGACAAAAGGGGGAATTCTATTTTGAGCTGGGGCACCACAATCGGCATCCCAAATATTTCCAGCATGGGAAACCCATTCAACGGAGACCCGCCTGTTATTCCCGCGCACCGGAATGCCTGA
- a CDS encoding DNA polymerase III subunit alpha: MLLNCHSYFSLRFGTIPEQELLQISRENGYGCIALTDINNTSGCLNFIRLAPKYDIKPIVGIDFRNGVKQHFVGLAKNNEGFQELNAYLSHHSLMKKAFPDDAPALENAVFIYPFQNVSPEKKETLLPNEYIGISQKDLNRIRFSPLFKHKDKLVVLQPFSFRNKRDFNMHRLLRSIDGNTLLSKLSATETAEETEQIMPLKVLEYHFKEKDLDFIIHNTEKLMEECSIHFNFGDDREHQNLRVYGKSAKDDYQKLTSLSYQALGYRYGEQVTDEIFDRIAMELDLIQKQNFVPFFLVNHDIVSYARRKGYYYVGRGSGANSIVAYLLNITNVDPIELDLYFERFINLHRKNPPDFDIDFSWRDREDVTQYIFDTFGKNGQASLLATYSTFQHSAAVRELGKVFGLPAYEIDALSNGKFDPKKLDQISSLVIRYAGYFQDNNQPNHLSIHAGGILISERPIHYFTATDVPPKGFPTTQFDMVIAEDVGLNKYDILGQRGLAKIKETLEVIRYNRPDERPIDIDDVKKFKNDPKINDLIKRGQCIGCFYVESPAMRMLLRKLEVDNYLGLVAASSIIRPGVAKSGMMREYILRHQNPEKVQEAHPELLKLMPETYGIMVYQEDVIKVAHYFAKLTLGEADVIRRGMSGKFRGRDEFERVKKKYFKNCSDMGYEPQTTQEIWNQIASFAGYAFAKGHSASYAVESYQTLFLKAYYPLEYMVAVLNNGGGFYTPELYLHEARMMGATILAPCVNHSIAQAVIKGKDIYLGLQFLNEIEEKTILKIVSAREQEGEFLSLNNFIDRVAISIEQLTILIRIDAFRFTGINKKTLLWKAHFRLSKTPAKVPQKQLFKSEVKDYQLPTFHSSPIDDAYDQIELLGFALCSPFDLLKNALPKSIMSKDLHAYVNREVVQYGYLVAVKNTRTTRGETMQFGTFLDQEGQFIDTVHFPPVATKFNFSVKGVYKIRGVVTEEFSFLTIEVSEITRMDSATR; the protein is encoded by the coding sequence ATGCTACTCAACTGCCACTCTTATTTCAGCCTTCGTTTTGGGACTATACCCGAACAGGAATTGCTTCAGATAAGCAGGGAAAACGGTTATGGCTGCATTGCACTGACCGATATAAACAACACGTCCGGTTGCCTGAACTTTATCAGGTTAGCGCCCAAATATGACATTAAACCAATTGTTGGAATTGATTTTCGTAACGGTGTGAAACAGCATTTTGTAGGATTAGCGAAAAATAATGAGGGCTTTCAAGAGCTGAATGCTTACCTGTCGCATCACTCGTTGATGAAAAAAGCATTTCCCGATGACGCGCCAGCGCTTGAAAACGCGGTTTTTATTTACCCATTTCAAAATGTTTCTCCGGAGAAAAAAGAAACACTGTTACCCAATGAATACATCGGCATTTCGCAAAAAGACCTGAATCGAATCCGTTTTTCGCCCTTGTTCAAACACAAGGACAAGCTCGTTGTTTTACAGCCATTTAGTTTTCGTAATAAGCGCGATTTCAATATGCACCGCCTTTTGCGTTCCATAGACGGCAACACATTGCTAAGCAAACTGTCAGCAACTGAAACAGCAGAAGAAACAGAGCAAATCATGCCTTTGAAGGTGCTGGAATATCATTTCAAGGAAAAAGATCTTGATTTCATTATCCATAACACCGAGAAGCTGATGGAGGAATGCAGCATTCATTTTAATTTTGGTGACGACCGGGAGCATCAGAATTTACGAGTGTATGGAAAAAGTGCAAAAGATGATTATCAGAAACTGACATCACTTAGTTATCAGGCATTGGGTTATCGGTACGGTGAGCAGGTGACTGACGAGATTTTTGACCGGATCGCCATGGAACTGGATTTAATCCAAAAGCAAAATTTCGTACCGTTTTTTCTGGTTAACCATGACATTGTCAGTTATGCGCGTCGTAAAGGATATTACTATGTCGGCAGAGGAAGCGGTGCGAACAGCATTGTGGCATATCTCCTGAACATCACCAATGTTGACCCGATAGAACTCGACCTTTATTTTGAACGCTTTATCAATTTACACCGCAAAAATCCGCCTGATTTTGACATTGATTTTTCCTGGCGCGACCGCGAGGATGTAACGCAATACATTTTTGATACTTTCGGTAAAAATGGCCAGGCATCGCTGCTCGCCACATACAGCACCTTTCAACATAGCGCCGCTGTGAGAGAACTCGGCAAAGTGTTCGGATTGCCTGCCTACGAGATCGATGCTCTGAGCAATGGGAAATTTGACCCAAAAAAGCTGGATCAAATTTCCAGCCTGGTCATCAGGTATGCAGGCTATTTCCAAGACAATAATCAGCCAAACCATTTGAGCATCCATGCGGGTGGGATCCTGATATCAGAACGGCCAATACATTATTTTACGGCCACGGATGTGCCACCAAAAGGGTTCCCTACCACACAATTTGACATGGTCATTGCGGAAGACGTGGGGTTGAATAAATATGACATTCTCGGACAGCGCGGCTTGGCGAAGATCAAAGAGACACTGGAAGTAATCCGTTACAATCGCCCCGATGAGCGTCCGATCGACATTGATGACGTCAAAAAATTTAAAAATGACCCAAAAATCAATGATCTGATCAAGCGGGGGCAGTGCATTGGCTGCTTTTATGTGGAATCACCTGCGATGCGCATGCTATTACGCAAGCTGGAAGTGGACAATTATCTTGGGCTGGTTGCAGCCAGCTCCATCATCAGGCCCGGCGTTGCAAAAAGCGGCATGATGCGCGAATATATTTTACGTCACCAAAACCCCGAAAAAGTCCAGGAAGCACATCCCGAATTATTAAAACTAATGCCCGAAACTTACGGAATCATGGTTTATCAGGAAGATGTGATCAAAGTTGCACATTACTTTGCCAAGCTCACGCTGGGTGAGGCGGACGTGATCAGGCGTGGCATGAGTGGTAAATTCCGGGGCCGTGACGAGTTTGAGCGGGTAAAGAAAAAGTATTTTAAAAACTGCTCCGACATGGGTTACGAACCACAAACCACGCAGGAAATCTGGAACCAGATCGCAAGTTTTGCGGGCTACGCTTTTGCAAAGGGCCATTCTGCTTCCTATGCCGTGGAAAGTTACCAGACGCTTTTCTTGAAAGCCTACTATCCGTTGGAATACATGGTGGCTGTCCTGAACAATGGAGGTGGTTTTTACACGCCTGAGCTCTATCTGCACGAAGCGCGGATGATGGGCGCGACGATACTGGCGCCTTGCGTGAATCACAGCATCGCACAGGCGGTCATAAAAGGAAAGGACATTTATCTTGGTTTACAATTTTTAAATGAAATAGAGGAAAAAACCATCCTGAAAATCGTCTCCGCAAGAGAACAGGAGGGCGAGTTTTTATCACTCAATAATTTCATCGACCGTGTTGCTATTTCAATCGAGCAATTGACGATCCTGATCCGCATTGATGCATTTCGGTTTACAGGCATTAACAAGAAAACTTTGCTTTGGAAAGCGCATTTCAGGCTCAGCAAAACGCCTGCAAAAGTGCCGCAAAAGCAACTTTTCAAGTCCGAAGTAAAAGATTATCAGCTGCCGACTTTTCATTCATCACCCATCGACGATGCATATGACCAGATTGAATTACTCGGTTTTGCGCTTTGCAGCCCTTTCGACCTTTTAAAGAATGCGTTGCCCAAAAGCATTATGAGCAAGGATCTGCATGCTTACGTAAATCGGGAGGTTGTGCAGTATGGCTATCTGGTGGCGGTGAAAAATACGCGGACTACCCGAGGCGAAACAATGCAATTCGGCACCTTTCTGGATCAGGAAGGACAGTTTATTGATACGGTACATTTCCCGCCGGTTGCGACTAAGTTCAATTTTTCGGTAAAAGGCGTTTATAAAATACGCGGCGTTGTGACAGAAGAATTTAGCTTTCTGACAATCGAAGTCAGCGAGATCACGAGGATGGATTCCGCAACGCGATGA